The genome window gatgggaccagatgccatgatcttggtattctgaatgttgagctttaagccaactttttcactctcctctttcactttcatcaagaggctttttagttccccttcactttctgccataagggtggtgtcatctgcatatctgagattattgatatttctcctggcaatcttgattccagcttgtgcttcttccagtccagcgtttctcatgatgtactctgcatataagttaaataagcaaggtgacaatatacagccttgacgtactccttttcctatttggaaccagtctgttgttccatgtccagttcgaactgttgcttcctgacctgcatataggtttctcaagaggcaggtcaggtggtctggtatgcctatctctttcagaatttgccacagtttattgtgatccacacagtcaaaggctttggcatagtcaataaagcagaaatagatgtttttctggaactctcttgctttttccgtgatccagcggatgttggcaatttgatctctggttcctctgccttttctaaaaccagcttgaacatcaggaagttcacagttcacatattgctgaagcctggcttggagaattttgagcattattttactagcatgtgagatgagtgcaattgtgcagtagtttgagcattctttggcattgcctttctttgggattggaatgaaaactgaccttttccagtcctgtggccactgctgagttttcccaatttgctggcatattgagtgcagcactttcacagcatcatctttcaggatttgaaatagctccactggaattccatcacctccactagctttgtttgtagtgatgctttctaaggcccacttgacttcacattccaggatgtctgtctctaggtgagtgatgacaccatcgtgattatctgggtcatgaagctcttttttatacagttcttctgtgtattcttgccacctcttcttaatatcttctgcttctgttaggtccataccatttctgtcctttatcgagcccattttttgcatgaaatgttcctttggtatctctaattttcttgaagggatccctagtctttcccattctgttgttttcctctgtttctttgcattgatcgctgaggaaggctttcttatctctctttgctgttcttatAGGTAAAATTAGTACTTAATGAATTCTGAAAACATGGCTCAGATTCTCTTAGCACAGCTTTAAAACATATATGCCTTGTCTGTAATCTCATTCAAAGATTATGGTATTTACTAAATATGACTTTCATTATACTTAAATTTGCACTGTTAGGTACtccataaaaattgtaaatatatagcCAATAAGGTAAAAATAGGAGTTAAGCGGTAAACAGAGTTTCTTTGTAATATATTACATTCTGAAATGTTTATTAATGGCATTTGATAATGTAAATTGTAATATAATCACATTAAGGAGTGTTACACAGTTAAGTCCAATTCTCTGAAGACATTTCATGTCATAAGAAAATGCTAATGTTTCAGTGAGGAAAATGGGGCAGCATGATTCCAGCTATGTCAAAACTACATAAAACTAGAAGAAGTAACCTCCAATAAAATACTAATTGTAGGTATTCAGATTGTGggcatattttccattttctgtacAGAATTGTTACTTTTGTAACctgattaaaacataaaacatttccCCACTGCCTTTTTCGTGTTTTCTCAATGAAATGAAGTGGTCTATAACTTGCAGAGAACAgttgtcagtttttaaaacaaatatggtCTTTTGGAAATGTTTGATTATGATGTATTCTTAGTTCCATAGTTTTGAGCCATCACTTGAGCTTGAATAAATTATTTGAGCTgtataaatatttgcatttcattgagagcattgaaattaaaagtataaagcAGAAATCTTTGTAAATAACAGTTTTTTAATATCTAAAAGTCGTACTTCAGAGTTTGGtattttctttactatctgatTTCATCTTTTATTGTCAAATGTCCTGTGACAAAAGCCACCTCTTCTAAGAGAGAAActtcaaatggaaatatattttatgttatgccttatacattttataatcttGAATGCTTAGATTCATGtaaactttttcttatttttagaggaacagaaaggaagtgcaaagatgaaaagtgaagagcggccaatagattcagaaaaatgtTCTACACCCAGTGCTCTAGAAGAGACTActgtgaaaatagaaaaagaagatgaaaaggaacTTGTAAAACTGCCAGTCATAGTGAAGCTAGAAAAACCTtttccagaaagtgaagaaaaaaagattatcaAAGAAGAAAGTGATTCCTTCAAGGAAAATGTCAAACCTGTAAAAGTGGAAATGAAAGAATGTAAAGCAGATCCTAGAGATATCAAAGGTAGTATGGAGAAGTTAGAGCCTGAGAGGCTAGAGTTTGTTGGCAATGTTAAATCTTCTCAAGAAATTACTGAAAAGTCTACTGAAGAAACCGAGAAACTTAAAAATGACCAGCAGGCCAAGATTCCACTAAAAAAACGAGAAATTAAACTGAGTGATGATTTTGATAGTCCAATCAAAGGACCTTTGTGTAAATCAGTTACTCCAACAAAAGAGTTtttgaaagatgaaataaaacaagAGGAAGAGACTTGTAAAAGGATCTCTACAATCACTGCCTTGGGTCATGAAGGGAAACAGCTGGTAAATGGAGAAGTTAGTGATGAAAAGGTAACTCCACATTTTAAGACAGAACAGATGGAGACAAAGTTTTATGATTCAAAGGAAGATAGTTGCAGCCCCTCTAAGGACAGAAGTGTCATCATGGAGGGAAATGGAGCAGAGTCTGTAAATTCTGTCATTCCAAGTGTAAAAATaggtgatcttgagaaagaagtagTCCCTTTAGGGAAAGATACAGATAATTCAATATCAGTCTTAGAGACCCCGAGTCAGAAAGAGTACATAGACGAAACTGGTCCTTCAGAAATGGAAACCTCTCTTGAGACTGCTGAAATAGCAAAGGATCTCTCTTTAAAAACTGCTTTATCTGCCACTGAATCCTATAGTATGAGAGTTGAAGAGAAGTCTCCCAAAAGTAAGAAGGATAAGCGCCCACCAGTCCTAGAGTGTCTTGAAAAGTCCAAAAAGACTTTTCTTGATAAGGACATACAAAGATTGAGTCCAATACCAGAGGAGGTTCCAAAGACAACTGTAGAATCAGTAAAGGCTGGGTCTCCTGAGGCAGCTGAAACTTATCCATCATCTAACATGACTGTCCACTCTGAGAAACTAGCCTCAGAAGTTGAGTGTCAGAATACAAGTTCACTAGAAGGTCAGTCCCTGGAGAAAGTAGAcccagaaattttaaaagtggatTCTGAATCAACAAAGGTAGAAGTGGATAATCTGGACAATGCCCAGACCTCTGGCACAGGTGATCCTTCTGAGACAAAGGGTtctatgcaaaaaagcaaattgaaATATAAGTTGATTCCTGAAGAAGAAAACACTGCCTCAGAAAACACAGAGATAACCTCCGAAAGGCAGAAAGAAGGCATCAAATTAACAATTAGGATATCTAGTCGGAAAAAGAAGTCAGATTCTCCTCCCAAAATTTTAGAACCAGAAACCAagcaagagaagacagaaaaggaagaagagaaaacaaatgttggTCGTACTTTGAGGAGGTCTCCAAGAATATCTAGACCCACAGCAAAAGTGGCTGAAATCAGAGATCAGAAAGCTGATAAAAAAAGGGGGGAAGAAGATGAAGTAGAAGAAGAATCAGCAGCTTTGCAAAagacagacaaaaaagaaaatttgaaaaaagcaGAGAAGGATACAAATTCTAAAGTAGCCAAGGTAAAATTTCTCCTactctgagctttagtttttattagaaatatttgaCTTTTAAGTGTTCATAGCTTTTTACTTTTGGCTAAAACAACTCATTCAAAgataaaacagcaacaacaaaaaaaccctttcTTTCTATATCTGAGATGTCTTATTAGTTATCTCCAGACATTAAATTTCAGACTATAtcatcttttaaacattttctctatTATAGGCAGTACAGAAATATATTCTATTTGTAAGTTCTACAGGTAATACCTAACTTGTAacacttgaaaaatgaaaatttctcacAAACACTATTAATGGTTTGGGCTGCATCTCTTTTGGTCTTTTTTCCATATATTCATGTCtgtgtttgtaaatatttcccaTGCACTTAAaagataaattcatttttctgtgaGTTTTTCACTTAACAATGTGTGTCTGAGCGTTTTCCCTATCAGTAGATAGAGTCTACCTTCAGTTATTGATGGCCACGTAGTATTCCATAGTGTggatgtgcctcagtttctttaactGCTCCCTGATTgattgacatttaggttgttcccaatTTTTCACTATTACAGGCAATGCTGCATTGAAGATCCttttggacatgagtgagtattTCTTTAGAATAGAATCCTAGAattggaattactgggtcaaggGACATAAGTATTTTAAGTTTTGGTAACTTTTGCTTCTTTACTTTCCAGAAAGGCCCTATTAATGTACCCTGTCATTGCCAGTGTTTGAGagagcctctgtttccccatttcaGTTATTAGTCTTAgagccagaattttttttttttttcttctatgaccTTCTTATTTTAAGCAAAATCTTGTACAAGTCTTTAGGCAGCCTATGGAAAATTTGTCATAATTAAagtgctacttaaaaaaaaaagtgctccttttgtttttgatttatttAAGTGATAACATTGTTCTTAATTGTAAGTGGTCCTTAGTTCcttgaaatactaaaaaaaatttcCTCCTGTTGTTAGAGTTATTTTGGTCTTTGGTGAGGACTTAAACTGTAGGAATGAACTGAAATATGACTTAAAATATTGCGAAGCCAACCAATAGAAAGCAGTTCCCAACATTATAACGTTAGTCtctgaataatatattttttaagtttgtcaGAAATTTTTATGCAGTTCTGATCCATTTCTCtgatatgagaaataaatttttaatataacaatGTGTGAGAATATAGTCAGTGTTCAATTATAGAGCCTTTGAAAAGTACATGCCCTTTGACCCAGAATCCTCttccaggaatttatcctaaCCACAGAGGTTtgtgttaaaattttatattttcaaggaTACATTGTTTATGAAggtgaaaaaatggaaaactacCTAAATGTCTGTGTAGTTGTGGATTGGATATAGCTATGTGAtggcatataatatatatacacacacatactcacacacacacacacgatgttAGAATATTTTATCACTAGGGCAAGTATTTAATAAGACAGAGTGTTCATTATAATTCTCCCCTcccaaaaagtagaaaaaaataatggaaatatataCCAAAATTTAATAGTAAGTATATCTGTTGATGAAACTacagtaatttttcttttcttctttgtatattCACTAAATATTCCACAATGCGCATGTAATCAGAagcatggtttgttttttttttttttttacattgttatTACATCAAATTGtcctaatcttttattttatacaaGGTAAAGCCCAAAGGCAAAGTTCGATGGACTGGCTCTCGAACACGTGGCAGGTGGAAATATTCCAgcaatgatgaaagtgaagggtCTGACAGTGAAAAATCATCTGCAGCttcagaagaggaggaagaaaaggaaagtgaagaagcCATCCTAGCAGATGATGATGAACCATGCAAAAAATGTGGCCTTCCAAACCATCCTGAACTAGTACGTACCTGATCTCTTTGGACAGTATTCAGATTATTGCCATGCTGTGGTTGAAACATTTTAACTTATCTGGGTTCGatcattatttcaattttttgtgTGCAAAATCCTTTATTTCTGTTCTCAGATAATAACCTAATTCTAGGGAGGGTCAGGATCTTGCTTTCATTCTTACCTGGCTTTGTAATGATGTTTTCTCCACTGAAGCATGCACTGTTAATCTCTTCTCACAGATCAGTTTATTTGGATATTCCtattctggttttttttgtttttcgttttttctttaaaattttgttctttcccTTTAAGTTACTTTATAATGATATTTCTGAAGTAGCAGCTTCGAATAAGTAAGACCTGAAGGGCTTGTTGCCTTTCtgtaaaaacatataaataagtaATAACCCAGTAGGGCTTTAAACTTTAGAAATGGgtagttctaaaaaaaaatttaagaggataATTATAGACTggatatattcagaaaaatagtgacagatttgCACGGGACTTTCTTATTTGGAAAGTAAGTTCTTCAGAGATTGCCTAAATCAGAAAACCCAGTTCCTCACCTGGATATATATTTTTGCAGTTTATGAGGgctttctaaagaacctgttgaaGAAGCACTCTTGTTATGCCCAGCTGTTCTGTTTTGAATAGATTTGACTTCGAAAGCAAGTTCTACCTATTAAGTAGAAAGAGACATAAAGATGCTTCCACATAGGTAGAGTTGTGAAGAGCAGAAACAAGTTATGTAAAGTTGCTCAGAACAGCTCTTGATACTTGTTGTGGGCTGAGGTAAAGCTATTTGTGGTTTAACTTACAGTTTTCTTCCTAAATGTGAAAATCATATCTGGAAACTAAATTAATCAATGAAGTTTATCATATCTCAGTAGTTTCAGGAAGAGATATAGCTCTGAAAAGAACAGGTGTCAGAATTACACTGAGAAGAcccttctaaatatttttatgatcttCAAACTGTAAAAATTAAGTCAAGATTTTTAAGTggagaaaggcaaagagaagaTTTGTAATAGTGGTATTTTCTGCCCTCTAAATCAAGTAAAAATCAACATTTGTGTTCTTTTCCTaccatttcctaatttttttttaaattgaaagaatGCATTTTGActaaggagggcatggcaacccactccagtattttggagaatccccaggaacagaggagcctggtgggctacagtccacagggtcacatagagtccgacacaactgagtgactaggcacagaCTAGGTGGTAATAGATGACAATGACAAAGAGGTGTGAAAAATTGAGAAGTAAAATGAAGTAAGCAGAAATGACATCCAGGAGGTGGAGAAAGTTGCACCCTTCTTAGAATATACAGAGGATTTTTATTCGATTATCTTAGTAACTGCTCTGAAAATCCCATTTGCTGGTTACTGTGCCAAAGAGAATGATGTTGGAAACTGAAGATCTGAAATATGGTTAATTTCATATGCTGGATATATTAGGATAATCTCCTAATAAAAATCTCAAGCCACTATTGTGTGTTAAGGGGTAGGGGAATGATGCTGAATTAGATGTGGTCCttgggaacttccttggtgggccaatggttaagaatcccccttgcaatgcagggaacaagggttcaaaccctggttagggaactaagatcccgtaagcTGTGTGGTATggccccaaaacaaacaaacaaaaaagacctatttaaaaaaaaaagacctgttaAATTCCTAATTAACTGAGGGTTTTTATTATTAAGCTTTATGCAGATAAAGAGTATAATATAGTGTATTTCTTAGTATCATGCTAAGATATatagaaatgtctttattttaactTAAGAGTTATTGAATATTACCCATAG of Bubalus bubalis isolate 160015118507 breed Murrah chromosome 5, NDDB_SH_1, whole genome shotgun sequence contains these proteins:
- the RSF1 gene encoding remodeling and spacing factor 1 isoform X2 — protein: MKSEERPIDSEKCSTPSALEETTVKIEKEDEKELVKLPVIVKLEKPFPESEEKKIIKEESDSFKENVKPVKVEMKECKADPRDIKGSMEKLEPERLEFVGNVKSSQEITEKSTEETEKLKNDQQAKIPLKKREIKLSDDFDSPIKGPLCKSVTPTKEFLKDEIKQEEETCKRISTITALGHEGKQLVNGEVSDEKVTPHFKTEQMETKFYDSKEDSCSPSKDRSVIMEGNGAESVNSVIPSVKIGDLEKEVVPLGKDTDNSISVLETPSQKEYIDETGPSEMETSLETAEIAKDLSLKTALSATESYSMRVEEKSPKSKKDKRPPVLECLEKSKKTFLDKDIQRLSPIPEEVPKTTVESVKAGSPEAAETYPSSNMTVHSEKLASEVECQNTSSLEGQSLEKVDPEILKVDSESTKVEVDNLDNAQTSGTGDPSETKGSMQKSKLKYKLIPEEENTASENTEITSERQKEGIKLTIRISSRKKKSDSPPKILEPETKQEKTEKEEEKTNVGRTLRRSPRISRPTAKVAEIRDQKADKKRGEEDEVEEESAALQKTDKKENLKKAEKDTNSKVAKVKPKGKVRWTGSRTRGRWKYSSNDESEGSDSEKSSAASEEEEEKESEEAILADDDEPCKKCGLPNHPELILLCDSCDSGYHTACLRPPLMIIPDGEWFCPPCQHKLLCEKLEEQLQDLDVALKKKERAERRKERLVYVGISIENIIPPQEPDFSEDHEEKKKDSKKSKANLLERRSTRTRKCISYRFDEFDEAIDEAIEDDIKEADGGGVGRGKDISTITGHRGKDISTILDEERKENKRPQRAAAARRKKRRRLNDLDSDSNLDEEESEDEFKISDGSQDEFVVSDENPDESEEDPPSNDDSDADFCSRRLRRHPSRPMRQSRRLRRKTPKRKCSDDDEEEESEENSRDSESDFSDDFSDDFVETRRRRSRRNQKRQINYKEDSESDGSQKSLRRGKEIRRVHKRRLSSSDSEESYMSKNSEDDELAKESKRSVRKRGRSTDEYSEADEEEEEGKPSRKRLHRIETDEEESCDNAHGDADQPAHDRQPRVLPSEQDSTKKPYRIDSDEEEDFENVGKVGSPLDYSLVDLPSTNGQSPGKAIENLIGKPAEKPQTPKDSSTASASLAPNGTSGGQEAGAPEEDEDELLRVTDLVDYVCNSEQL